Proteins encoded together in one Lathyrus oleraceus cultivar Zhongwan6 chromosome 5, CAAS_Psat_ZW6_1.0, whole genome shotgun sequence window:
- the LOC127079781 gene encoding U-box domain-containing protein 27: MVREKAIDLCITVPTFFKCPISLDVMKSPVSLCTGVTYDRSSIQRWLDDGNNTCPATMQILKTKDFVPNRTLHSLIQIWTDSVHRRVEPPFLSSVSSKDQILQAITDLSASPGLNRLNRLGLITKVVRFGQDSDQNRAFLAKLNGFVSLMVTSLDNVDGSVEFLEQVLTALGLVLEKIEDREGFKNHVLKVKGKNNKCLDSMLLVLRRGSNNSRIATARVLKFIALDGESQILIAENEALITELLNLSKPEKDPKLIENCLSCLVAISQPKRNKVKLVKVGGMKTFSRLLTEANTSVKVVEKALKLVESASTTSEGRKEMCEDAACVAAILNKVLKVSNVATGHAVTILWSVCYLFRDQKAQEAVTQANGLTKILLLIQGYCSPQVRQMCTDLLQIFRVNSKSCLSSYETKTSHIMPF, encoded by the coding sequence ATGGTTAGAGAAAAAGCTATCGATCTATGCATCACTGTTCCCACCTTCTTCAAATGCCCTATCTCACTCGACGTTATGAAATCTCCCGTTAGCCTCTGCACCGGTGTCACCTACGACCGTTCCAGTATCCAACGATGGTTAGACGATGGCAACAACACCTGTCCTGCGACCATGCAGATTCTTAAAACTAAGGATTTTGTTCCTAACCGAACTCTACATAGTCTCATCCAGATCTGGACCGACTCGGTTCATCGCCGGGTCGAACCGCCTTTTCTATCTTCGGTTTCTTCTAAAGATCAAATCCTTCAAGCTATCACTGATTTATCCGCCTCTCCCGGTCTAAACCGTCTAAACCGGCTCGGCTTAATCACAAAAGTAGTTCGGTTCGGTCAGGATTCCGATCAGAACCGAGCTTTTCTCGCGAAATTAAACGGTTTTGTTTCTCTGATGGTTACTTCCCTCGACAATGTTGACGGGAGCGTTGAGTTTCTCGAACAGGTTTTAACGGCGTTAGGTTTAGTTCTAGAAAAAATCGAAGATCGCGAGGGTTTTAAAAACCATGTGTTGAAGGTGAAGGGGAAGAACAATAAATGTTTAGATTCTATGCTTCTTGTTTTACGAAGAGGAAGTAACAATTCAAGAATCGCAACCGCTAGGGTTTTGAAATTCATAGCTCTTGACGGTGAATCACAGATTCTAATAGCTGAGAACGAAGCTTTGATAACTGAATTATTGAATTTATCGAAGCCAGAGAAAGATCCGAAGCTGATTGAAAACTGTTTATCGTGCTTAGTAGCGATCTCGCAACCGAAAAGGAACAAGGTGAAGCTGGTGAAAGTTGGAGGAATGAAAACGTTTTCGAGGTTACTAACAGAAGCTAATACGAGCGTGAAAGTGGTGGAGAAGGCGTTAAAGCTGGTGGAAAGTGCGTCGACGACGAGTGAGGGAAGAAAGGAGATGTGTGAGGACGCGGCGTGCGTGGCGGCGATACTGAATAAAGTTCTGAAGGTATCGAACGTGGCGACGGGACACGCGGTGACGATACTGTGGAGTGTTTGTTATCTGTTTCGGGATCAGAAAGCGCAAGAAGCGGTTACTCAGGCGAATGGGTTAACGAAGATACTGTTGCTGATACAGGGTTATTGTTCGCCTCAAGTTCGCCAAATGTGTACGGATTTGCTACAGATTTTTAGGGTTAACTCTAAATCGTGTCTTTCTTCTTATGAAACCAAGACATCACATATCATGCCATTTTGA